A window from Salvia miltiorrhiza cultivar Shanhuang (shh) chromosome 2, IMPLAD_Smil_shh, whole genome shotgun sequence encodes these proteins:
- the LOC131009843 gene encoding uncharacterized protein LOC131009843: MSDNRSWMYARYNDRAAFETGLESFLEFAINQTAYTDGIGNIRCPCRKCKNKVFASVPTVREHVTRRGFVHNYTNWCYQGEAPVYMPAEHTIMDEDDGSYSNYQRMVHDHAGPSNYQDPPNLEEPPNPDAQQIYDMLNAADSPLYPDCDTYSQLSWMTQMMSIKVENHMSERCFNQISEMVQKALPKDNNCPDSFYSTKRNLRGLGLPVEKIDCCVNNCMLYWGDDSELESCNFCGASRYKENLRASGSRRKKRVAAKQMHYFPLTPRLQRLFASAATAENMRWHATSIEDGIMRHPADSPAWKHLNSVYPGFTEEIRNVRLGLSTDGFAPFAQSGRQYSSWPVIVTPYNLPPWLCMKEQFMFLTVLVPGPSNPKMKLDVFLQPLIHELKYLWEVGVNTYDISLQQNFQMRAALIWTISDFPAYAMLSGWGTAGKLACPHCMENTDAFTLTKSGKQSWFDNHRKFLPRDHVFRRNKTSFLKNKTCNVGPPEHRSGIEILNQIEGLGFVKVTEDFDNKNAQLAKYEHVGWKKKSIFWDLPYWKDLLIRHNLDVMHIEKNVFDNVFNTVLNVKGKTKDTEKSREELNIFCRRPELKKVDGSRLYPKACYTLERDEKKILLQWIKSLKFPDGYMSNISRCVDLNALKMHNMKSHDCHVFMQLLLPVAFKELLPKNVWEAITELSCFFRELTARNISIHDMGILNEKISVTLCKLERIFPPSFFDSMEHLPVHLADEARLAGPVQYRWMYPFERYLRTLKNHIRNKAQVEASISNAYILEEMSTFSSYYFEDHVTTKWRNLPRNIEESVEDSDDPNQLLIFKPVGRPIGRMTKRYMDPKEYMAAHMYILSNCAEVANTYIKIFEDEMRYVNPSLTEAELESAFDKDFMLWFGHYVIRPSNNDLNPYIKSLAAGPLTEIETYSGYFVNGYRFHTTDLDGERATVNSGVCIKGSVYGRDVQDFYGRLQEVCVLEYGGYPIKKTVLFKCEWFDLSARGTSIDTYFYLL, translated from the exons atgagtgataatcgatcgtggatgtacgcgagatacaatgatcgtgctgcatttgaaacgggacttGAGAGTTTCCTCGAGTTTGCGATAAATCAAACAGCGTATACAGATGGAattggtaacattaggtgcccgtgtaggaAGTGTAAGAATAAAGTCTTTGCATCTGTACCTAcagtcagagaacatgttactaggcgtggatttgtccacaaTTACACGAACTGGTGTTATCAAGGGGAAGCACCAGTGTATATGCCAGCAGAACATACTataatggatgaggatgatgggtcaTACAGTAATTaccaaaggatggtgcatgatcatgctggacctagtaattatcaagatcctccaaatcttgaGGAGCCGCCTAATCCTGAcgctcaacaaatttatgacaTGTTGAACGCAGCCGATAGTCCTCTATACCCAGACTGTGATACTTACTCACAGTTATCCTGGATGACACAGATGATGAGCATAAAGGTTGAAAATCACATGTCAGAGAGATGTTTTAATCAGATATCTGAGATGGTTCAAAAGGCTTTACCGAAGGATAACAACTGCCCTGACAGCTTTTACAGTACGAAGAGAAATCTGCGCGggttgggtttgccagtagagaagattgattgttgcgttaataactgcatgttgtattggggggacgACAGTGAGCTAGAGAGTTGTAATTTTTGTGGTgcatcacgatataaggagaacttgcgtgcatctggaagCCGCCGAAAGAAACGTGTGgccgccaaacagatgcactattttcctTTGACGCCCCGACTGCAAAGGTTGTTTGCATCTGCGGCAACAGCCGAAAATATGCGATGGCATGCGACTTCAATAGAAGATGGGATCATGCGCCACCCAGcagactctccggcatggaaacacttgaattcagtATATCCTGGATTCACCGAGGAGATAAGAAATGTGAGATTAGGCCtttctacagatggttttgccccatttgcacaatcagggcgtcaatattcttcttggccggtCATTGTCACACCGTATAActtgcctccgtggttgtgcatgaaagaacaattcatgttcctcactgtcctcgtgcctgggccatctaacccaaagatgaagttggatgTTTTCTTACAGCCACTGATACATGAGTTGAAATATttgtgggaggttggtgtgaacacttatgACATATCGTTGCAGCAAAATTTTCAGATGCGGGCAGCTCTAATATGGACTAttagtgattttccagcgtacgctatgttgtctgggtggggtacagctgggaaattggcatgtccacactGTATGGAGAATACAGACGCATTTACACTAACGAAGAGTGgtaaacaatcgtggtttgacaatcatcggaagttcttacctcgtgaccatgtgtttaggagaaataagacttcattcttgaagaataagacatgcaatgtGGGTCCACCAGAACACAGATCCGGAAtagaaatcttgaatcaaattgAGGGGTtgggcttcgtgaaggttaccgaagacttcgataACAAGAACGCTCAACTTGCAAAATATGAACATGTTGGGTGGAAgaagaaaagcatattttgggatcttcCCTATTGGAAGGAccttttgattcgacataatctggatgtcatgcacattgaaaaaaatgtgtttgataatgTGTTTAATACCGTCCTcaatgtgaaggggaagacaaaagataccGAAAAGTcgagagaagaattgaacatcTTCTGTCGACGGCCTGAAttgaagaaagtggatggaTCCCGACTGTATCCAaaagcatgttatacgcttgaaagggatgaaaagaaaatcttacttcaatggatcaagagtcttaagtttcccgatgggtacaTGTCAAATATTAGCAGATGCGTTGATTTGAACGCTCTGAAGATGCATAACATGAAAAGccacgactgtcacgtgttcatgcaatTACTACTACCTGTAgcctttaaagaacttcttcctaagaatgtttgggaggcaattacagagttaagttgTTTCTTTAGAGAATTAACAGCCCGCAATATCTCAATACATGATATGGGAATACTCAATGAGAAGATATCAGTTACTCTatgcaaacttgagcgtatcttccccCCGAGTTTCtttgattcaatggagcacctaccagttcatttggcagatgaagcacgattggctggtccagtgcagtatcggtggatgtatccttttgaacgatatttgaggacattgaaAAATCATATCAGAAACAAAGCTCAGGTTGAAGCATCCATCAGCAATGCATATATACTAGAGGAAATGTCTACCTTCTCTTCATATTACTTTGAGGATCATGTGACTACAAAGTGGAGAAatttgcctcgcaatattgaaGAGTCTGTTGAAGACAGTGATGATCCTAATCAACTCTTAATCTTCAAACCAGTTGGACGTCCGATTGGGCGAATGACAAAGAGATACATGGATCCTAAAGAATACATGGCTGCGcatatgtatattttgagcaattgtgcgGAGGTTGCAAACACATATATCAA GATCTTCGAGGACGAAATGCGCTACGTAAATCCTTCACTAACCGAAGCCGAGTTAGAGAGTGCTTTCGACAAGGATTTTATGTTGTGGTTTGGCCATTAT GTGATTCGCCCTTCTAACAATGATTTGAACCCGTATATCAAGTCGCTTGCAGCCGGGCCTTTAACTGAGATTGAGACATACTCGGGGTATTTTGTGAATGGCTATAGATTTCACACGACTGATCTTGATGGAGAGCGCGCaactgtgaacagtggcgtGTGCATAAAAGGCTCGGTCTATGGTAGAGATGTGCaagacttttatgggcgtctaCAAGAGGTGTGTGTGCTGGAGTATGgggggtatccaattaagaagacagtcttgttcaaatgtgaatggtttgacttgtctgctcggggaacttctattgatacatACTTctatttattgtga
- the LOC131010874 gene encoding probable pectin methyltransferase QUA2, translating into MSRPLHRGVLSGGGRVSGNSHDYWEDSQKKDRLEKEDVKIQPNGADATHHLSLKNPFRFLFTNNHPSSTHNLGEHGFVSDPFSPGVVRSWQKVILSFIKFSLVVIVILALTGSYWWSLSIASTSRGQVFHGYRRLQEQLVSDMYEIGELSLSSSRFRELEYCSQESENYVPCFNVSENLALGFTGGEEYGRHCVHGLKHNCLVLPPVNYRIPLRWPAGKDIIWFANVNITAQEVLSSGSLTKRMMMLDEDQISFRSVSSTFDVEDYSHQIAEIIGLRNESSFIQAGVRTILDIECGYGSLGARLSSYQLLTMCLANYEASGSQVQLTLERGLPAMIGSFTSKQLPYPSISFDMIHCARCRVDWDTKDGIYLVEVDRLLRPGGYFVWTDPIINSQRSLRNKANLKKWDTVRLAAENLCWDMLPQQDETVVWKKTSKKNCYSKRKSGSFSLCSKSHDIETPYYRPLPACIGGTQNRRWFPIEERRKWPSQAALTSAELERYGYSAEEFAEDSINWKSAVQDFWSLLSPLIFSDHPKRPGDEDPSPPYNMLRNVLDMNAHLGGFNAALLETKKSVWVMNVVPTSGRNSLPLIVDRGFIGVLHNWCEPFPSYPRTYDLVHAEGLLSLEFSEQPKCQMIDMFAEIDRLLRPEGWLILRDTTPLIEFARSLTTHLKWDARVVEIESNSNERLLICQKPFLKRQAS; encoded by the exons ATGTCGAGGCCTCTTCACAGGGGTGTATTGAGTGGCGGTGGGCGAGTCTCGGGGAATAGTCATGATTATTGGGAGGATTCTCAGAAGAAAGATAGGTTGGAGAAGGAAGATGTGAAAATTCAGCCAAATGGAGCTGATGCCACACACCATTTGTCTTTGAAAAACCCTTTTCGCTTTCTTTTCACAAATAATCATCCGTCTTCGACTCACAATTTGGGGGAGCACGGCTTTGTATCGGACCCCTTCAGTCCAGGGGTTGTTAGGAGTTGGCAGAAAGTGATACTCTCCTTTATCAAATTCAGTTTAGTAGTCATTGTGATTCTTGCTCTGACTGGTTCATACTGGTGGTCGCTTTCTATAGCCTCAACATCGAGAGGTCAAGTATTCCATGGATATAGGCGACTTCAAGAGCAGCTGGTCTCCGACATGTATGAAATTGGGGAGCTTTCTCTTAGTTCTTCGAGGTTTAGGGAATTAGAGTACTGTTCTCAGGAGTCGGAGAACTATGTTCCGTGCTTCAATGTCTCGGAGAATCTTGCTTTGGGATTCACTGGGGGCGAAGAATATGGCCGCCATTGTGTGCACGGGTTGAAGCATAACTGCTTGGTTCTTCCACCTGTGAACTATAGGATTCCTCTACGGTGGCCTGCTGGAAAAGATATAATCTGGTTTGCGAATGTTAATATTACAGCACAGGAGGTCCTGTCTTCTGGTAGTTTGACTAAGAG GATGATGATGTTGGATGAAGACCAGATTTCCTTTCGTTCGGTGTCTTCTACCTTTGATGTTGAAGATTATTCTCATCAAATTGCAGAAATTATTGGGCTTAGAAATGAGTCCTCATTTATACAAGCTGGA GTCAGAACAATCCTGGACATAGAATGTGGTTATGGTAGTCTTGGGGCACGTTTATCTTCGTACCAACTATTAACCATGTGTTTAGCAAACTATGAGGCGTCAGGCAGTCAAGTTCAGCTAACTCTGGAAAGGGGTCTCCCAGCAATGATTGGTTCATTTACGTCTAAGCAGCTCCCGTATCCATCTATATCGTTTGACATGATTCATTGTGCAAGATGTCGAGTTGATTGGGACACTAAAG ATGGCATATATTTGGTTGAGGTTGATCGATTGTTGCGGCCTGGTGGATATTTTGTGTGGACCGATCCCATTATAAACTCTCAGCGTTCCTTACGCAACAAAGCCAACCTGAAAAAATGGGATACAGTGCGCCTGGCAGCAGAAAATCTCTGCTGGGATATGCTCCCACAGCAAGACGAAACTGTTGTGTGGAAGAAAACTAGTAAGAAGAATTGTTACTCCAAAAG GAAAAGTGGTTCCTTTTCTCTGTGTAGTAAGAGCCATGATATAGAGACCCCGTATTATCGACCACTCCCAGCATGCATTGGAGGGACTCAAAATCGCCGTTGGTTTCCCATTGAAGAAAGGAGAAAATGGCCTTCACAGGCGGCATTGACCTCAGCTGAACTTGAACGTTATG GCTATAGCGCGGAAGAGTTTGCAGAGGATTCTATAAACTGGAAATCCGCCGTCCAAGATTTCTGGTCTCTGCTTTCACCGCTCATATTTTCAGATCATCCAAAGAGGCCTGGCGACGAAGATCCTTCTCCGCCTTATAACATGCTGAGAAATGTGCTGGACATGAATGCACATTTGGGAGGATTTAATGCTGCCTTATTAGAGACTAAGAAATCTGTGTGGGTTATGAACGTGGTTCCTACAAGCGGTCGTAACAGTCTCCCTTTAATAGTCGACCGGGGCTTTATTGGCGTGCTACATAACTG GTGCGAACCGTTTCCATCGTATCCAAGGACGTATGATCTAGTTCACGCGGAAGGACTTCTCTCTCTTGAATTTTCTGAGCAGCCAAAATGCCAAATGATAGATATGTTTGCTGAGATAGATCGCTTACTTCGTCCAGAG GGATGGTTGATTCTGAGGGACACCACTCCTCTTATTGAGTTTGCAAGATCTCTAACAACGCATCTGAAATGGGATGCACGAGTCGTGGAGATCGAGAGCAACAGCAACGAGAGGCTCCTGATCTGCCAGAAACCATTCCTCAAGAGACAAGCCAGCTGA